From a region of the Roseivirga sp. 4D4 genome:
- a CDS encoding M14 family metallopeptidase: MRINRNKFGLVAALLFLTQVIWAQDYNNASQLAQRLRGLASSSNAATLKSITKTLGGKDVWMLTLGTGDMENKPAMAVVGGVEGQHLLGVEMAVRFAEDIVNNNMSALENTTYYVFPNMSPDATEQYFANLKYGRSGNAKDTDDDRDGRMNEDPFEDLNGDGMITMMRVEDATGDWITHPADDRIMIKANKSKGEKGKYHLFTEGADNDKDGAFNEDGEGGIYFNKSMTFAFDYFTPGAGEHPVSELENRALLDILYTKWNIYAIMTFGPGNNLSSAWRYNRGGATKRVVTSVLKDDETLNKLISGKYNKTVGTKDAPPSVEPGGSFNQWAYFHFGRISLSTPGWWAPMVKGDSTMKKNSDKNREVNYLRWAEQEGLSNYFADWTEMDHPDFPGMKVEVGGIAPFNMLNPPISMIDDLASKHNEFIMEVAKMQASVELINMRTESVGKGMTRITVDLYNGGTLPTHSQMGTRSRWLRRVKVELKLGNGQEIVSGRKITLIPSIDGDAARSMTWLIKGKGAVTIEAGAPHIGFTSSNVNLK, encoded by the coding sequence ATGAGAATCAATCGGAACAAGTTTGGACTGGTTGCTGCATTGTTGTTCTTAACTCAGGTCATCTGGGCGCAGGACTATAACAATGCCAGTCAATTGGCCCAACGACTTCGTGGATTGGCCAGCTCCTCAAATGCCGCCACCTTGAAGTCTATCACAAAAACATTAGGAGGCAAAGATGTCTGGATGCTCACCTTGGGTACAGGCGATATGGAGAATAAGCCTGCTATGGCCGTAGTTGGTGGCGTTGAAGGCCAACACTTACTAGGGGTAGAAATGGCAGTTCGCTTTGCCGAAGATATTGTGAATAACAATATGAGCGCTTTGGAGAATACCACATACTATGTATTTCCAAATATGAGCCCTGATGCCACTGAGCAGTACTTTGCCAACCTGAAATATGGTAGAAGTGGTAACGCAAAAGATACAGATGATGATCGTGATGGTAGAATGAATGAAGACCCATTCGAAGACCTAAACGGTGATGGTATGATTACCATGATGCGTGTGGAAGATGCCACAGGAGATTGGATTACCCATCCAGCAGACGATCGTATAATGATCAAAGCCAATAAATCGAAAGGTGAAAAAGGTAAGTATCACCTGTTTACCGAAGGTGCCGATAACGATAAGGATGGTGCTTTCAACGAAGATGGAGAAGGCGGTATCTACTTCAACAAGAGTATGACTTTCGCATTCGATTACTTCACTCCAGGCGCTGGTGAACACCCAGTTTCTGAATTGGAGAACCGAGCACTATTGGATATCCTCTATACCAAATGGAATATTTATGCCATCATGACTTTCGGCCCTGGAAATAATCTTTCTAGTGCATGGAGATACAATAGAGGTGGAGCCACCAAGAGAGTAGTCACCAGTGTGCTTAAAGATGATGAGACATTGAATAAGCTAATCTCTGGAAAGTACAACAAGACTGTTGGTACCAAAGACGCGCCACCATCGGTGGAGCCAGGAGGTAGCTTTAACCAGTGGGCATATTTCCACTTTGGTAGAATAAGCTTAAGCACGCCAGGATGGTGGGCACCTATGGTAAAAGGTGATTCTACCATGAAAAAGAACAGCGATAAGAATAGAGAGGTGAATTACCTGAGGTGGGCCGAGCAAGAAGGACTATCGAACTACTTCGCAGATTGGACAGAAATGGATCATCCTGACTTCCCTGGAATGAAGGTTGAAGTAGGCGGGATTGCACCATTCAATATGCTCAATCCTCCAATCTCAATGATTGACGATTTGGCCAGCAAGCACAATGAGTTTATCATGGAAGTGGCTAAAATGCAGGCAAGTGTCGAGTTAATCAACATGAGAACAGAGTCTGTCGGTAAGGGAATGACCCGTATCACGGTCGACTTATATAATGGCGGTACGCTACCAACGCATTCTCAAATGGGTACACGATCGCGTTGGCTCAGAAGAGTAAAGGTGGAATTAAAGCTAGGTAATGGTCAGGAAATCGTTTCTGGACGCAAGATTACTTTGATTCCTTCAATTGACGGTGATGCCGCTCGATCTATGACCTGGTTAATCAAGGGTAAAGGTGCTGTGACCATCGAGGCCGGAGCACCGCACATCGGATTCACTTCATCTAATGTTAACCTCAAATAA
- a CDS encoding VOC family protein: protein MEVINRLMTNICSEDLAKSRDFYVSLFDFNIDYDSDWFIHLISKDKSLELGIILQSSELIPDEFQKRPQGFYITFVVENVDDVFKTASPEGYEIISEPHDTFYGQRRMLLKDPNGTLVDVSSPI from the coding sequence ATGGAAGTAATTAATCGTTTAATGACCAACATCTGCTCTGAAGACTTAGCAAAGAGCAGAGATTTCTATGTGAGCCTTTTTGACTTCAACATAGACTATGACAGCGATTGGTTTATACACCTAATTTCTAAAGACAAGTCTCTAGAGCTCGGTATCATTCTGCAATCCAGCGAGTTAATTCCCGATGAATTTCAGAAAAGACCACAGGGCTTCTACATAACCTTCGTTGTAGAAAATGTTGATGATGTCTTTAAAACAGCCTCTCCAGAGGGCTATGAAATCATAAGCGAGCCACACGACACTTTCTATGGGCAAAGAAGAATGCTCCTCAAGGACCCCAATGGTACCTTGGTGGATGTTTCTTCGCCAATTTAG
- a CDS encoding energy transducer TonB, with product MKITLSLSILLITALTFAQDSKKYYLDSELKTVRSKKKASFYEIREGQGTRNSFIGKSTLYTLEDKLVHYEFLYKGKRDGTFVSFDPKNGAKTIGNFKKGKRTGTWYKTDFQGNIISSFEYNKEGEIENKVDFESNDSIFYALTNLPPEYAQGSSAWNSYLRKSLRYPSEMARGGFSGKIEIHYLISESGQIIDSYIVKSPHPQISDHITKLVKESGEWRGAIKAGKTVNSIYVYLSSYNFLDLRN from the coding sequence ATGAAAATCACCCTCTCACTTTCTATACTTTTAATTACCGCTCTAACCTTCGCGCAAGATTCAAAGAAATACTATCTGGACAGCGAACTGAAAACTGTCCGAAGTAAAAAGAAGGCTTCTTTTTATGAGATAAGAGAGGGACAAGGTACTCGAAACAGCTTTATTGGCAAGTCGACACTTTACACGTTAGAAGACAAACTGGTCCATTATGAATTCTTGTATAAAGGCAAACGTGATGGAACCTTTGTCTCATTTGATCCTAAGAACGGTGCAAAAACGATAGGTAATTTTAAAAAAGGGAAAAGAACTGGAACTTGGTACAAAACGGATTTCCAAGGAAATATTATTAGTTCGTTTGAATATAATAAGGAAGGCGAAATTGAAAATAAAGTTGATTTTGAATCGAATGACAGCATTTTCTATGCGCTCACTAATTTGCCACCTGAATACGCTCAGGGTAGTTCAGCATGGAATTCTTATTTGAGAAAGTCTCTGAGATATCCAAGCGAAATGGCACGAGGGGGCTTTTCTGGTAAAATTGAAATTCATTATCTAATCTCTGAAAGTGGACAGATTATTGACTCCTATATTGTTAAGTCTCCTCATCCACAAATTTCAGATCATATAACAAAACTGGTAAAGGAAAGCGGTGAATGGCGTGGTGCTATAAAGGCTGGAAAAACTGTAAATTCCATATATGTGTATTTATCTTCTTACAACTTTCTTGATCTAAGAAACTAA
- a CDS encoding M14 family metallopeptidase, whose amino-acid sequence MKKYINKLALSICLLGFITPAFAQSADEIFRAVGSPHNPKVQISFNRYYTAEGHAALTKRIADAHPNLVKRVSIGKSYEGRDMWMLQITNYEKGNPDRKPGFYIDGNIHSNEIQGAEISIYTAWYLTENYGDVDYITQMLDDRIFYIIPTINPDARNDYMKQPNTGSSPRSGMIPLDDDRDGLFDEDAPDDLDGNGSITQMRRKSATGNFILDPKDPRKMIVVGVDDNVPANVQRYEMLGQEGIDNDGDGLVNEDRVGYYDPNRDWAWKWQPDYIQRGAYKYPFSVPENRNVADFVLAHPNIAGGQSYHNSGGMILRGPGAQEDLSTYNRADIRIYDAIGRKGEKIMPGYNYLVVYKDLYSVFGGELDWMYGSRGIYTFSNEIFTRFAYYKNNEGGQNLNYDIDTELLMGDAFEPWKPYNHPTYGEIEIGGFKKNFGRATPGFMLEEELHRNMAFTLYHAFHMPNLSIPEVKEKDLGGGLREITAYIQNDRLMPTHASQDLKYKIERPDYISISGVDVQAGMIVDNEDRDFTREQKAEPEKIRINNIPGNSVVKVRWIVSGRGKYTITVDSAKGGVVTR is encoded by the coding sequence ATGAAAAAGTATATAAACAAACTCGCTCTATCGATTTGCTTACTTGGGTTTATAACCCCAGCTTTTGCGCAAAGCGCAGATGAGATATTCAGAGCTGTAGGCTCACCGCACAACCCCAAAGTTCAAATTAGCTTTAATCGCTATTACACTGCTGAGGGGCATGCTGCATTGACCAAGAGGATTGCTGATGCTCACCCTAATCTTGTGAAAAGGGTATCTATTGGTAAATCTTATGAAGGTCGTGATATGTGGATGTTACAGATTACCAATTACGAGAAGGGAAATCCAGACCGTAAGCCTGGTTTCTATATTGATGGAAATATTCACTCGAATGAGATTCAGGGTGCTGAGATATCAATCTATACTGCCTGGTACCTGACGGAAAACTATGGTGATGTAGACTATATCACTCAGATGTTGGACGATCGTATTTTCTATATCATTCCAACCATCAATCCGGATGCACGAAATGACTATATGAAGCAGCCTAATACAGGCAGTTCTCCACGTTCAGGAATGATTCCTCTTGATGATGACCGTGACGGCCTCTTCGATGAAGATGCTCCAGATGATCTCGATGGTAATGGCTCTATCACTCAAATGAGAAGAAAGAGTGCTACAGGAAACTTCATTCTTGACCCTAAAGATCCACGTAAGATGATTGTGGTTGGAGTGGATGATAATGTTCCTGCAAATGTGCAGCGATATGAAATGCTGGGTCAAGAAGGTATCGATAATGATGGTGATGGCCTTGTAAATGAGGATCGCGTAGGTTATTACGATCCGAACAGGGACTGGGCATGGAAATGGCAGCCGGATTATATCCAGAGGGGTGCATATAAATATCCTTTCAGCGTACCTGAGAACAGAAATGTCGCGGACTTCGTGTTAGCACATCCGAATATCGCTGGTGGACAGAGTTATCATAACTCAGGAGGAATGATCCTTCGTGGACCTGGCGCTCAGGAAGATCTTTCGACTTACAACAGAGCGGATATCAGAATATATGATGCTATTGGCCGAAAAGGAGAGAAGATCATGCCGGGTTACAATTACCTAGTAGTGTACAAGGATTTGTACTCTGTATTCGGTGGTGAGCTGGATTGGATGTATGGTAGTAGAGGTATCTACACTTTCTCCAATGAGATATTCACACGTTTTGCCTACTATAAGAATAATGAAGGTGGACAAAACCTGAATTATGATATCGATACTGAGTTGTTGATGGGCGATGCTTTCGAACCATGGAAACCTTACAATCACCCGACCTATGGTGAAATTGAAATCGGTGGTTTCAAAAAGAATTTCGGTCGTGCGACCCCTGGCTTTATGCTAGAAGAAGAGTTGCATAGAAATATGGCCTTTACACTCTATCACGCTTTCCATATGCCGAACTTGAGCATCCCTGAAGTGAAAGAGAAAGACTTGGGTGGTGGATTAAGAGAAATCACAGCTTATATCCAGAATGATAGATTGATGCCTACTCACGCATCTCAAGATTTGAAATATAAGATTGAGCGTCCTGACTACATCAGCATTTCAGGTGTAGATGTGCAAGCAGGTATGATCGTGGATAATGAGGACAGAGATTTCACTAGAGAACAGAAGGCAGAGCCTGAAAAGATAAGGATCAATAATATCCCTGGTAATTCAGTTGTCAAGGTTCGCTGGATTGTTAGCGGAAGAGGCAAGTACACCATTACGGTAGACAGTGCTAAAGGTGGTGTCGTAACCAGATAA